A genomic region of Homalodisca vitripennis isolate AUS2020 chromosome 5, UT_GWSS_2.1, whole genome shotgun sequence contains the following coding sequences:
- the LOC124362870 gene encoding uncharacterized protein LOC124362870, whose translation MRTLLWLSVLVAAASSRTVRVRPVSAPLDQDTRQAEFYAEQPEDDDGPILVSRQDTYGRAISGQPRVNPRFKPDSPKQPPVQTIRNYNKLNDDGSFTFGYEAADGSFKEETRGTDCVVRGKYGYIDPDGNKREFTYVSGNPCDPNAVQEEEEQQQLPDSGEENIPANANYPLRRPVARPRPQSQAPTTFFHQNYNTVSSQEEEEEEENIPVRAPVRNPARARPVAPTYRPSFSQSTAAPQPAFRPSPSPKAAFISQPPPRQPQAVRITPRPATVEPATTYRPRLLEVTATPTPTTYTKQIRPTSLSTPAAPVDFDEEFKKFQLENNVVSTTSKPSKAVTSDPIYSTELVFDPSSGQYNTVLYQALPQTVGGELNLRGRLQPYVDNPFSANPFLGSQGPLQYQQQLFQQNQAQLLQQSQQLFAQQQKKQKPVASSVRLENPRQLSQSQGFPSSLLQQEPQTFQPQSSRSAAPARAQPTRFSYQPQGVQSYYYVNPQVQAGSNNLAAGQIDAFLRGHSLTV comes from the exons ACG CTACTTTGGCTGTCAGTTTTGGTGGCAGCTGCCAGCAGCCGCACAGTGCGAGTGCGCCCGGTCTCCGCCCCCCTGGACCAAGATACCAGGCAGGCAGAGTTCTACGCCGAGCAGCCCGAGGATGACGACGGCCCTATCCTGGTCTCCCGGCAAGACACGTACGGTCGGGCGATCAGTGGACAACCCAGGGTCAATCCCCGATTCAAGCCTGATAGTCCCAAACAACCTCCTGTGCAGACCATCAGAAACTACAACAAACTGAATGACGACGGTTCATTCACCTTCGGATATGAGGCGGCCGACGGAAGCTTCAAGGAAGAGACTAGAGGGACAGACTGCGTCGTCAGGGGAAAGTACGGGTACATCGACCCCGACGGTAACAAAAGAGAGTTCACCTACGTTTCCGGAAACCCGTGCGACCCGAACGCTGTACAGGAGGAGGAAGAACAACAACAACTTCCGGACAGCGGAGAAGAGAATATTCCTGCAAATGCTAATTACCCCCTGAGACGACCTGTAGCGAGACCTAGGCCTCAGTCACAAGCACCTACGACGTTCTTCCACCAAAACTATAACACTGTTTCATCACAAGAAGAAGAGGAGGAGGAAGAGAATATTCCGGTCAGAGCACCTGTGAGGAATCCCGCCAGAGCCCGCCCTGTAGCTCCTACATACAGACCGTCCTTCTCGCAGAGCACCGCAGCACCACAGCCTGCGTTCCGCCCCTCGCCGTCACCCAAGGCAGCATTCATCTCTCAGCCACCTCCTAGACAACCTCAGGCGGTCAGGATCACCCCAAGACCCGCAACCGTGGAACCGGCGACCACTTATCGTCCTCGGCTGCTGGAAGTGACCGCCACTCCCACACCCACTACTTACACCAAGCAGATCCGCCCCACATCCTTGTCTACACCTGCTGCACCCGTTGACTTTGATGAAGAGTTCAAGAAATTCCAGTTGGAAAACAATGTGGTGTCGACAACATCAAAGCCTTCCAAGGCCGTGACGAGTGACCCTATCTATTCCACTGAGCTCGTTTTCGACCCTTCTAGTGGCCAGTATAACACCGTCCTCTACCAGGCGCTTCCTCAGACTGTGGGAGGAGAACTCAACCTGAGAGGTAGACTACAGCCTTACGTGGACAACCCATTCTCCGCCAACCCCTTCCTGGGATCTCAAGGTCCTCTGCAATATCAGCAGCAACTGTTCCAACAGAACCAGGCCCAACTGCTGCAACAGTCCCAACAGTTGTTCGCACAACAGCAGAAGAAGCAGAAGCCTGTAGCGAGTTCGGTGAGGTTGGAGAACCCCAGGCAACTCTCTCAGTCTCAGGGCTTCCCCTCCAGTCTACTGCAGCAGGAACCACAAACGTTTCAACCTCAGTCGTCCAGGTCGGCGGCACCGGCGAGGGCGCAACCCACGCGCTTCTCCTACCAGCCCCAGGGCGTCCAGTCTTACTACTACGTAAACCCTCAGGTGCAAGCGGGCAGCAATAACTTGGCAGCCGGACAGATAGACGCCTTCCTCAGAGGGCACAGCCTCACGGTCTAG